The Enterococcus sp. 7F3_DIV0205 genome has a window encoding:
- a CDS encoding isopeptide-forming domain-containing fimbrial protein produces the protein MSKKSQTLVVLILSLIFIWGGLWGGTAALAAKLPVAIPDTPDTTLGWRLLDQDDNIDLSSFTKTDVNTPAKLTGGAFDRGMRDYYLFFGHVGSSNNYTYATSTFSTIGNMYARLGRAFELPLLGPMIIGVKKQTDASQKSTRVFGYDFDYSRTYTGETGSRFDIGDVEQNLMTGKWEVKRAGRTSGSSNVNDIYIMEQYVKDNEIVAYGYYGRGVSSSGTSMEYMPVRVHGYVVDFETGRVRYDISYYNNSGQIKNYAMTHASHMDVGGNHMSSKLYSYGDAGIYFDEPTKTIVDGIPARIYFYTNAGYNQMKGPNATKIGDLGPTFQVGNWFAIHKGGWKLPENTKMASKLTGATDAYQAWDAPMPKDTYYSLTHPIFALRWEINTIESNKIGTGSLDLSIEEPAELKPKAIKTFDNLTELTPKKNVVGDILEFTLSATNSGAGVIHEWSQLTLSDTMPKELELVRDSLSVTDTDGTVTNLAPTDYQFDQRPETSSFKLNKLYSIAPDKEVKIKYKAKIISGTNTTIINRFFASNPVDQNAVGEVKIPISEEPAKPEAAKTYTNNTSTDGKDRMDDSLTFELSASNTGEAPWQEVGWKDEYPAELELDKESFVLVDDKGVEKKVTPIFHASLPSFTVSDTPLEVQAGKKITLRYKAKIISGEGTTITNKVTAYTVSDSTKKAEAQVAIPVFPKKPLIKDLTIHFVNKAGEKIAEPIIRSETIGSIVKLKEEAETVGSALYNAIKAVEANQFKLVERPANEASVEIIDGVNEVTYVFDGKLLLYSAPNRINFSTHKYDGKTTRVNAPAYDQDLVVKDGRSVKDKWTLTAKLTAEMTHIDPAHKDSVLKNAIRYVYEGKEIILDKGAQPIMVHTNEAEKELYNISTTWNGTKAGDGFKLEVDPGDVKKLGSYQGEILWELAATPDP, from the coding sequence GTGAGTAAAAAAAGTCAGACACTTGTTGTCTTAATTCTATCGCTAATCTTTATCTGGGGGGGACTCTGGGGAGGGACGGCTGCTTTAGCGGCGAAATTACCAGTTGCTATACCAGATACGCCAGATACAACTCTAGGATGGCGACTATTGGATCAAGACGATAATATTGATTTATCTTCATTTACTAAAACAGATGTAAATACGCCTGCTAAACTAACAGGAGGGGCTTTCGATCGTGGTATGAGAGACTACTATCTGTTTTTTGGTCATGTAGGATCTTCGAATAACTATACCTACGCAACAAGCACATTTTCTACAATTGGTAATATGTATGCTCGGTTAGGTAGGGCTTTCGAACTCCCACTTTTAGGGCCTATGATAATAGGAGTGAAGAAACAAACTGATGCATCTCAAAAGTCTACTCGTGTTTTTGGATATGATTTTGACTATAGTAGGACTTATACGGGAGAGACGGGAAGTAGATTTGACATCGGCGATGTAGAACAGAATCTAATGACGGGAAAGTGGGAAGTTAAAAGAGCTGGACGAACAAGCGGAAGTTCAAATGTAAATGACATTTATATTATGGAACAATACGTGAAAGACAATGAAATCGTTGCGTATGGTTATTATGGTCGAGGTGTAAGTTCCTCAGGTACCTCTATGGAGTACATGCCAGTAAGAGTTCATGGATATGTGGTGGATTTTGAAACAGGTCGAGTTCGTTATGATATAAGTTACTATAATAACAGTGGTCAAATAAAAAATTACGCAATGACTCATGCTTCTCACATGGATGTTGGTGGGAATCATATGAGTTCTAAATTATATTCTTACGGCGATGCGGGAATCTATTTCGATGAACCAACTAAGACCATAGTCGATGGCATTCCAGCAAGGATTTATTTTTATACTAATGCTGGATACAATCAAATGAAAGGACCTAATGCAACAAAAATTGGAGATCTGGGCCCTACTTTCCAAGTGGGCAACTGGTTTGCTATACACAAGGGGGGGTGGAAGCTTCCAGAGAATACAAAAATGGCTAGTAAGTTGACTGGTGCTACAGATGCTTATCAAGCTTGGGACGCGCCTATGCCAAAAGACACCTACTACTCGTTGACTCATCCAATCTTTGCATTGAGATGGGAGATCAACACCATAGAATCCAACAAGATTGGAACTGGTTCTTTAGATTTGTCAATTGAAGAACCAGCCGAACTTAAGCCAAAGGCAATAAAAACATTTGACAATCTTACCGAATTGACACCGAAGAAAAATGTAGTAGGAGATATCCTTGAATTTACATTAAGTGCCACAAACAGTGGCGCTGGAGTGATTCATGAGTGGTCGCAACTTACACTATCAGATACGATGCCTAAAGAATTAGAATTAGTGAGGGACTCACTGAGTGTAACTGATACTGATGGTACTGTGACAAATCTGGCTCCTACGGATTACCAATTTGACCAAAGACCAGAAACAAGTTCTTTTAAATTAAATAAATTGTATAGCATTGCTCCTGACAAAGAAGTAAAAATCAAGTATAAAGCAAAAATTATCAGTGGCACGAATACAACTATCATCAATCGATTTTTTGCTAGTAATCCAGTAGACCAAAATGCTGTAGGGGAGGTTAAGATCCCTATTAGTGAGGAACCCGCCAAACCAGAAGCGGCTAAAACATACACAAATAACACGTCAACGGACGGAAAAGATCGAATGGATGACAGTCTTACTTTCGAATTAAGTGCATCAAATACAGGAGAAGCCCCTTGGCAAGAAGTGGGTTGGAAAGATGAGTATCCAGCAGAATTAGAATTAGATAAAGAGTCCTTCGTCTTAGTAGATGACAAAGGCGTAGAAAAGAAAGTTACACCTATTTTTCATGCATCACTTCCTTCATTTACAGTAAGTGATACACCACTAGAGGTACAAGCAGGGAAAAAGATAACCCTAAGATATAAAGCAAAAATCATCTCTGGTGAAGGAACGACGATTACCAATAAAGTTACAGCTTATACAGTGAGTGATTCGACCAAAAAAGCAGAGGCTCAAGTGGCGATTCCAGTATTTCCCAAAAAACCTTTGATCAAAGACCTCACTATCCACTTTGTAAATAAGGCCGGTGAAAAAATTGCGGAGCCGATTATCCGAAGTGAAACGATTGGTTCGATTGTCAAGTTGAAAGAAGAGGCAGAGACTGTCGGTTCAGCTCTTTACAATGCGATCAAAGCGGTCGAAGCGAACCAATTTAAACTCGTTGAGCGCCCCGCGAATGAAGCCTCTGTTGAAATTATTGACGGAGTCAATGAAGTGACCTATGTATTTGATGGAAAACTTCTGCTTTATTCTGCACCCAATAGAATTAATTTCAGTACCCACAAATATGATGGGAAAACCACAAGGGTGAACGCCCCGGCATACGACCAAGATTTGGTGGTCAAAGATGGCCGTTCCGTCAAAGATAAATGGACCTTAACGGCGAAATTAACAGCTGAAATGACCCATATAGATCCTGCTCATAAAGACAGTGTCTTAAAAAATGCGATTCGTTATGTATATGAAGGGAAAGAAATCATATTAGACAAGGGTGCTCAGCCGATCATGGTTCATACAAATGAGGCAGAGAAAGAACTCTATAACATTAGTACCACATGGAATGGCACCAAAGCAGGCGACGGCTTCAAGTTAGAAGTTGACCCAGGCGATGTTAAAAAATTAGGCAGCTACCAAGGAGAAATTCTATGGGAACTCGCAGCGACGCCGGATCCGTAA
- a CDS encoding LPXTG cell wall anchor domain-containing protein, with product MKKSYKRLFFALLLLVGIGAANTQKALAEGGQVTTNGVVGFYEESSTEPTHASTSEPSTATSSSKELPITKPKGRLPSTGELIQSPYTWVGVLLAVGALILFRRAKKNRSAKEGNQ from the coding sequence ATGAAAAAAAGCTATAAACGACTATTTTTCGCTCTGTTACTTCTTGTAGGAATTGGAGCGGCGAATACCCAAAAGGCCTTGGCCGAGGGTGGCCAAGTCACGACCAATGGTGTAGTTGGTTTCTATGAAGAATCGAGTACTGAACCGACACACGCTAGTACCAGTGAACCGTCAACGGCAACCAGTTCTTCTAAAGAGTTGCCCATTACAAAACCGAAAGGCCGCTTGCCGAGTACTGGTGAGCTCATTCAAAGTCCGTATACATGGGTGGGCGTGTTGTTAGCTGTCGGAGCCTTGATCTTGTTTCGACGAGCGAAGAAAAATCGGTCAGCGAAGGAGGGGAATCAATGA
- a CDS encoding WxL domain-containing protein has protein sequence MSDLKTIIPLSCLALLALGLPLTSYAESSDVTGTGNIEMTGGIPKQPIDPENPEIPVDPGPSPSTDGPLRIDFVSSFHFGHNKIEEKNRQFYANAQLFHDGTTPRGSYIQITDERSDKKGWTLQVRQEYQFRNTIIQEKEAQELKGATLSLDHGWANSIYTWETPPIVTKDTIEISELAMTQNIAIAEIGSGKGQWTIEFGASETNKNQQKNTLFPKTTPSGDAIVDPEFENQPVYGNTAIFLSVPERTEIKPVQYETELTWILAALPT, from the coding sequence ATGAGTGATTTAAAAACAATTATTCCTCTTTCCTGCTTGGCTCTCTTAGCGCTAGGCTTACCCCTTACTAGTTATGCCGAAAGCAGTGATGTAACAGGGACTGGAAACATCGAAATGACAGGGGGCATCCCGAAACAGCCGATCGATCCAGAAAACCCAGAAATCCCCGTTGATCCGGGGCCAAGCCCGTCAACAGACGGTCCATTACGCATCGATTTTGTGTCATCATTCCACTTTGGACATAATAAAATCGAGGAAAAAAACCGACAGTTTTACGCGAATGCCCAATTGTTTCACGACGGGACAACGCCCAGAGGGAGTTATATCCAAATTACAGATGAGCGTTCGGATAAAAAAGGGTGGACCTTACAAGTACGCCAAGAATATCAATTTAGAAATACGATCATTCAAGAAAAAGAAGCCCAAGAATTAAAAGGAGCGACCTTGTCTTTAGACCACGGTTGGGCCAATAGTATCTATACGTGGGAAACCCCGCCGATCGTGACGAAAGATACCATTGAAATTTCAGAACTGGCCATGACGCAAAACATTGCGATTGCCGAAATAGGCAGTGGGAAAGGTCAATGGACGATTGAATTTGGCGCATCGGAAACGAATAAAAACCAACAAAAAAATACTCTATTTCCAAAAACGACCCCATCTGGTGATGCCATCGTAGACCCAGAATTTGAGAATCAACCAGTTTATGGAAATACCGCTATTTTCTTATCTGTTCCAGAGAGAACAGAAATCAAACCAGTGCAATATGAAACAGAATTGACCTGGATCTTGGCAGCCTTGCCAACTTAA
- a CDS encoding WxL domain-containing protein, whose amino-acid sequence MKTRTLCTVALAAIVSASLAGSATAFADEHSLKGKGIIEIIEDNGDNEDIDPEKPGTIKPEDPNTVDKNPVFGPITIDRVAVLNFGQQKVSTKTETYTAAEIPVTEVAPDGTETAGKVRGPYVQWTDKRAGDDHTYSIKAEMTKQFTHTTKTTKSLDKATIAYTNGLLNSTQENINYWPAGEPTNFTLGNGTTNPGAGKQLVFDNTASTGAVGLGTYSAEFGQSADFTAANILRPGASTAGVGKSASSVSLNVPAQTIELGTYEADITWSIEYTPAP is encoded by the coding sequence ATGAAAACAAGAACACTATGTACCGTTGCTTTAGCAGCCATCGTTTCAGCATCACTAGCAGGAAGCGCAACAGCTTTTGCGGATGAGCACTCATTAAAAGGAAAAGGAATCATTGAAATCATTGAAGACAATGGGGACAATGAAGACATCGATCCAGAGAAACCAGGGACGATCAAGCCAGAAGATCCAAACACTGTAGATAAAAACCCAGTCTTTGGTCCAATTACGATTGACCGTGTAGCGGTGTTGAATTTTGGGCAACAAAAAGTATCGACAAAAACAGAAACATACACAGCCGCAGAAATTCCAGTAACGGAAGTGGCTCCAGATGGGACAGAAACAGCAGGAAAAGTACGTGGACCCTACGTACAATGGACAGACAAACGTGCTGGAGATGACCACACGTATTCTATCAAAGCTGAAATGACAAAACAATTTACACACACAACAAAAACAACGAAATCACTAGATAAAGCAACGATTGCTTACACAAATGGCTTATTAAATTCAACACAAGAAAATATTAACTATTGGCCAGCAGGAGAACCAACAAACTTCACATTAGGAAATGGTACAACCAATCCAGGTGCCGGCAAACAATTGGTCTTTGATAACACAGCGTCTACAGGAGCTGTTGGTTTAGGCACGTATTCTGCGGAATTCGGACAATCCGCTGACTTTACTGCAGCGAATATCTTACGTCCAGGTGCTTCTACTGCAGGTGTTGGTAAATCTGCTAGTTCAGTTTCCTTAAACGTACCAGCTCAAACCATTGAATTAGGCACTTACGAAGCAGATATCACATGGTCAATTGAATACACACCAGCACCTTAA
- a CDS encoding DUF916 and DUF3324 domain-containing protein, translating to MKLKRTYMLFLMMAMISIISTNHYTYAKEPSAQDAQGATGFYYELNYPENQKEENGYFDLKMTPGQKQEVSLLMKNLGEKELTIGISLNGTRTNSSGVIEYGPSQIEKDASLKFDFVDLVNAPETVTLAPKEEKTVPITITMPETSYDGIIVGGIQLKTIEGENQEEKPAKEGANIANKYAYVIAMVLQETDKEVKPELALNKVEVGQFNYRNTIFVDVSNTQAAFLRKLSMEVQITPKGKAEVLYETKKSSINIAPNTFLHFPVTMNGEKMVPGTYTANILAKAGDQKWTWQEDFTITDEQADKFNQDDVDLVREKGVNWPLIIGVAVGIFVLVIGLIGGIRFMNTKKKKTERKNRKK from the coding sequence ATGAAATTAAAACGAACATACATGTTATTTTTGATGATGGCAATGATAAGCATCATCAGTACCAATCACTATACATATGCCAAAGAACCCTCCGCACAAGATGCACAAGGGGCAACTGGTTTTTATTATGAACTCAATTATCCAGAGAATCAGAAAGAAGAAAATGGGTACTTTGATTTGAAGATGACACCAGGACAAAAACAAGAAGTCAGCCTCTTGATGAAAAATTTAGGGGAGAAAGAGCTAACGATCGGTATCAGCTTAAACGGCACAAGAACGAACTCTAGTGGTGTGATTGAATATGGCCCTAGCCAAATTGAAAAAGATGCGTCGTTAAAATTTGATTTTGTGGATTTAGTGAACGCCCCTGAAACAGTCACCTTAGCGCCTAAAGAAGAGAAAACGGTCCCGATTACGATTACAATGCCGGAAACGTCATATGATGGGATTATTGTTGGCGGAATTCAATTAAAAACGATTGAAGGGGAGAACCAAGAAGAAAAACCCGCAAAAGAAGGGGCGAATATCGCCAATAAATATGCCTATGTCATTGCGATGGTGCTGCAAGAAACAGACAAAGAAGTCAAACCAGAACTAGCCTTGAACAAAGTAGAAGTAGGCCAATTCAATTATCGTAATACGATTTTTGTGGATGTCTCCAATACTCAGGCAGCATTTTTACGAAAATTATCAATGGAAGTCCAAATAACGCCAAAAGGCAAAGCGGAAGTGCTATACGAAACCAAGAAATCAAGCATTAATATCGCCCCCAACACCTTTTTGCATTTCCCCGTTACGATGAATGGGGAAAAGATGGTGCCAGGAACCTATACAGCGAATATCCTTGCGAAAGCTGGGGATCAAAAATGGACATGGCAGGAAGACTTCACTATTACAGACGAACAAGCAGATAAATTTAACCAAGATGATGTCGATTTAGTGCGGGAAAAAGGCGTGAATTGGCCCTTGATCATAGGGGTAGCGGTAGGAATATTTGTGCTCGTCATTGGTCTTATTGGCGGAATCCGTTTCATGAATACCAAAAAGAAGAAAACAGAAAGAAAAAACAGAAAGAAATAG
- the lepB gene encoding signal peptidase I has translation MSAKKQTGKPKNKRARNSQSIQRTKKNKQALNKLVRRKKRNRLFIEVICGMGLLILLIYAQSYFFFSLAKVDSYAMSPTLKLGEYVLIEKQAPIQRQAIVLIKRKSAQKSELRRVIGLPTEKIAYQNDQLFINEEERAEPFIALEKKAAFENGFVYTKDFSLYEVTGVETIPKDTYFVMGDNRLYSTDSREYSVIKKEEIIGVVNTSQ, from the coding sequence ATGAGCGCAAAAAAACAAACAGGTAAACCGAAGAACAAACGAGCTAGAAATAGTCAATCCATTCAGCGAACGAAGAAGAACAAGCAGGCACTAAACAAACTAGTTCGTCGTAAAAAGCGGAATAGACTGTTTATAGAAGTAATCTGTGGTATGGGCCTCCTTATTTTATTGATATATGCACAATCCTATTTCTTCTTCAGTTTAGCGAAAGTCGACAGCTACGCAATGAGTCCCACCTTGAAACTGGGGGAGTATGTCTTGATTGAAAAACAAGCCCCCATTCAGCGTCAAGCGATCGTGTTGATTAAACGCAAAAGTGCACAGAAATCAGAGTTAAGACGTGTTATTGGGTTGCCCACAGAAAAAATAGCCTATCAAAATGACCAACTGTTCATAAATGAAGAAGAACGAGCAGAACCGTTTATCGCTTTGGAAAAAAAAGCAGCGTTTGAGAATGGCTTTGTCTACACGAAAGATTTTAGTTTATATGAAGTAACTGGAGTTGAAACCATCCCAAAAGATACCTATTTTGTGATGGGAGATAACCGCTTGTATTCAACGGATAGTCGAGAGTACAGTGTGATAAAAAAAGAAGAGATTATTGGTGTGGTGAATACAAGTCAGTAA
- a CDS encoding winged helix-turn-helix domain-containing protein — protein sequence MYRVGIVTFGEENLNDVQWPNEWQVGVIDTQEPLEKNTYDLLLFYEQSMEQIAKICEYILHTRKVTNALLWVWTTLESESTRKVYRSLGVDGVVTDQLTVEEWLLTLTNHLNRFKTKGTPREEELFVKAPAGEILLNGRNSTVKIGDQKAIRLTRLEYQVLDLLYRNAGQVVTYEEIWEEIWQQDGEESNLYRVSNIIFHLRSKIEQDIKQPKVIKTVRSRGYWLDRV from the coding sequence ATGTACAGAGTAGGAATAGTGACGTTTGGAGAAGAGAACCTGAATGACGTACAATGGCCAAACGAGTGGCAAGTGGGAGTCATTGACACACAAGAACCGTTAGAAAAAAATACGTATGATTTACTTCTTTTTTATGAACAATCGATGGAACAGATTGCGAAGATTTGCGAATATATACTGCATACAAGAAAAGTGACCAATGCCTTATTATGGGTTTGGACAACGTTAGAAAGCGAAAGTACCCGAAAAGTTTACCGAAGTTTGGGAGTCGATGGAGTAGTGACGGATCAATTGACGGTAGAAGAGTGGTTACTGACATTGACGAATCATTTAAACCGTTTTAAGACGAAAGGAACGCCCCGAGAGGAAGAGCTTTTTGTGAAAGCACCAGCAGGAGAGATCTTGCTTAACGGAAGAAATAGCACAGTAAAGATTGGGGATCAAAAAGCGATACGGTTAACCCGATTAGAATACCAAGTATTGGACTTATTATATCGAAATGCGGGACAAGTCGTAACGTACGAGGAAATCTGGGAAGAGATATGGCAACAAGACGGAGAAGAGTCTAATCTATATCGAGTCAGTAATATCATTTTTCACCTACGAAGTAAAATCGAACAAGACATCAAACAACCCAAAGTGATTAAAACAGTTCGTTCTAGAGGTTATTGGTTGGATAGGGTTTAA
- a CDS encoding energy-coupling factor ABC transporter ATP-binding protein, which produces MQPIIELKNIDFNYQPEDASPALKDVSFSIQQGEWIAIIGHNGSGKSTLAKTINGLLLPASGSISVGGKELNENNVWDIRKMVGMVFQNPDNQFVGSTVEDDVAFGLENQGIPREEMLVRVKDALEKVRMSAFATREPARLSGGQKQRVAIAGVVALRPDIIILDEATSMLDPEGREEVISTIKKIKEESNLTVISITHDIDEAANANRILVMKQGELVNEGTPEKIFSAGTELIQMGLDLPFPEKLKISLKQRGIEVPNEYLTEERMVDWLWTSVLKK; this is translated from the coding sequence ATGCAACCGATAATTGAATTAAAAAATATTGATTTTAACTATCAACCAGAAGATGCTTCTCCCGCTTTGAAAGATGTATCTTTTTCCATCCAACAAGGTGAGTGGATTGCGATTATTGGACACAATGGGTCAGGGAAATCAACGTTGGCCAAAACGATCAATGGGTTATTACTACCTGCTTCTGGCAGCATTTCAGTTGGCGGAAAAGAGCTAAATGAAAACAACGTTTGGGATATTCGCAAAATGGTAGGGATGGTGTTTCAAAATCCTGATAACCAGTTTGTTGGGTCAACAGTAGAAGATGATGTTGCATTTGGTTTAGAGAATCAAGGGATTCCTCGCGAGGAAATGCTTGTTAGAGTTAAAGATGCGTTAGAGAAAGTTCGAATGAGTGCCTTTGCCACACGGGAGCCAGCTCGATTGTCAGGCGGACAAAAACAGCGTGTAGCAATTGCAGGTGTAGTTGCTTTACGTCCAGATATCATTATTTTGGATGAAGCTACAAGCATGCTTGATCCAGAGGGACGAGAAGAGGTTATTTCGACAATTAAAAAAATTAAAGAGGAAAGTAACTTAACCGTTATTTCTATTACACATGATATTGATGAAGCTGCTAATGCGAATCGGATTTTAGTAATGAAACAAGGAGAACTTGTTAATGAAGGCACTCCAGAGAAAATTTTCTCTGCTGGAACGGAATTGATCCAGATGGGCTTAGATTTACCTTTTCCAGAAAAACTAAAAATTTCTTTGAAGCAGCGTGGTATCGAGGTGCCAAATGAATATTTGACTGAAGAAAGGATGGTGGATTGGTTATGGACATCCGTTTTGAAAAAGTAG
- a CDS encoding energy-coupling factor ABC transporter ATP-binding protein, with product MDIRFEKVDFTYQPNTPFEQRALFDLNLTIENGSYTAIVGHTGSGKSTLLQHLNALVKPTKGTVTIGDRVIVPETNNKNLKPIRKKVGIVFQFPEAQLFEETVAKDIAFGPKNFGVSGEDAARLAAEMLELVGLDASYLERSPFELSGGQMRRVAIAGVLAMEPEVLVLDEPTAGLDPQGRKDMMEMFQRLHEERGMTIVLVTHLMDDVANYADHVIVLEQGQIVKAGTPQEVFQDIDWLKEKQLGVPTAAIFAEKLRAKGFSFEGLPLTAEALADDLLKGFKKAGGDL from the coding sequence ATGGACATCCGTTTTGAAAAAGTAGATTTTACGTACCAACCGAATACACCATTTGAACAAAGGGCATTATTCGACTTAAATTTGACGATAGAAAATGGCTCTTATACAGCAATCGTAGGGCATACTGGTAGTGGTAAATCCACTTTGTTACAGCATTTGAATGCGTTAGTAAAACCAACAAAAGGAACTGTAACGATTGGTGATCGAGTGATCGTTCCTGAGACAAATAATAAAAATTTAAAGCCGATCCGTAAAAAAGTTGGTATCGTATTTCAGTTTCCGGAAGCTCAGCTATTTGAAGAAACGGTAGCCAAAGACATCGCTTTTGGTCCGAAGAACTTTGGCGTATCAGGAGAAGATGCTGCGAGATTAGCTGCTGAAATGCTTGAGTTAGTTGGACTAGATGCTAGTTATTTGGAACGCTCTCCATTTGAATTATCAGGAGGTCAAATGCGTCGTGTGGCGATTGCTGGTGTTCTGGCGATGGAACCGGAAGTGCTCGTTTTGGATGAACCTACAGCAGGACTTGATCCACAAGGGCGTAAAGACATGATGGAAATGTTTCAGCGTTTACATGAAGAACGCGGTATGACGATTGTTTTGGTGACCCATTTAATGGATGACGTGGCTAATTATGCAGATCATGTGATCGTATTAGAACAAGGCCAAATTGTTAAGGCTGGCACACCACAAGAAGTTTTTCAGGATATTGATTGGTTGAAAGAAAAACAATTAGGTGTACCAACTGCTGCGATCTTTGCAGAGAAATTACGAGCGAAAGGTTTTTCTTTTGAAGGATTACCATTGACTGCGGAAGCTTTAGCGGATGATTTATTAAAAGGCTTCAAAAAGGCTGGTGGAGATCTATGA
- a CDS encoding energy-coupling factor transporter transmembrane component T family protein, whose product MMNKLIFGRYIPGTSFIHTMDPRAKLIASFYFIGIIFLANNWQTYAILAIFTLFAIFLSKVNIRFFIRGIKPLIWLILFTVALQMLFTQGGEVYFSWGIFTITEFGVINGLFIFCRFVLIIFMSTLLTLTTPPLDLSDAIEYLLRPLKVVRFPVHEVSLMLSIALRFVPTLMDETEKIMNAQRARGVDFGEGNLIQKMKAVVPLLIPLFVSSFNRAEDLATAMEARGYQGGDGRTKYRILHWHLKDTVVMLAFAILTGVLVLIRS is encoded by the coding sequence ATGATGAATAAATTGATTTTTGGTCGCTATATCCCAGGAACTTCTTTTATTCATACGATGGATCCACGGGCAAAGCTGATCGCTAGTTTTTATTTTATTGGGATCATATTTTTAGCGAATAATTGGCAAACATATGCTATTTTAGCTATTTTTACTTTATTTGCGATTTTTCTATCTAAAGTGAATATTCGTTTCTTTATTCGCGGTATCAAACCGCTGATTTGGTTGATTTTATTTACAGTGGCTTTACAGATGCTGTTTACTCAAGGTGGGGAAGTTTACTTTAGTTGGGGAATTTTTACGATTACCGAATTTGGTGTGATCAATGGTTTATTTATATTTTGCCGTTTTGTATTGATTATTTTTATGTCTACATTATTGACATTGACAACACCGCCTCTTGATTTATCAGATGCGATCGAATATTTATTGCGTCCCTTGAAAGTTGTTCGTTTCCCAGTTCATGAAGTTTCATTGATGTTATCGATTGCGTTGCGCTTTGTGCCAACATTGATGGATGAGACTGAAAAAATCATGAATGCGCAGCGAGCACGTGGAGTAGATTTTGGAGAAGGAAATTTGATCCAGAAAATGAAAGCTGTCGTTCCTTTGTTGATACCGTTGTTTGTTAGCAGTTTTAATCGAGCAGAAGATTTAGCGACTGCAATGGAAGCTCGTGGATATCAAGGCGGAGATGGCCGAACGAAATATCGGATTCTTCATTGGCACTTGAAAGACACAGTAGTGATGTTGGCGTTTGCCATTTTAACTGGAGTGTTAGTTTTAATAAGAAGTTAG
- the truA gene encoding tRNA pseudouridine(38-40) synthase TruA has product MPRYKAIIAYDGTNFNGFQTQPNGRTVQEEFEKTLRKMNNGKTITIFGSGRTDAGVHAAGQVIHFDYPQTRDLEKMRYALDTQTPEDIAVKSVEIVSDDFHARYHVVEKTYQFRVDIGKPRSPFSRFYASYFPYEVDTKKIKRALTDLVGTHDFTSFCASGTEIEDKVRTIHEVILDVNEAEDELLFTFRGDGFLYKMIRILVGTLLKIGNGRMDETIIPEILAAKDRNLAGPTAHPEGLCLVEVKYE; this is encoded by the coding sequence ATGCCGCGCTATAAAGCAATAATTGCGTATGATGGAACGAATTTTAATGGATTTCAAACTCAGCCAAATGGCCGAACTGTTCAGGAAGAGTTTGAAAAAACATTGAGGAAAATGAATAATGGCAAAACAATTACGATTTTTGGTTCTGGTCGAACAGATGCAGGGGTTCATGCTGCAGGACAGGTCATTCATTTTGATTATCCACAAACGAGAGATTTAGAGAAGATGCGTTATGCGTTGGACACCCAAACACCAGAAGATATCGCGGTGAAAAGTGTGGAGATCGTTTCAGATGATTTTCATGCCCGTTATCATGTTGTTGAGAAAACCTATCAATTTCGGGTAGATATTGGGAAACCGAGAAGTCCGTTTAGTCGATTCTATGCGAGTTATTTTCCTTATGAAGTAGATACAAAAAAAATCAAGAGAGCGTTAACTGATTTAGTGGGAACTCATGATTTTACTTCATTTTGTGCTTCTGGTACTGAAATAGAAGATAAGGTACGTACGATCCATGAAGTGATTTTGGATGTTAATGAGGCAGAAGATGAGCTGCTTTTCACGTTTCGAGGTGACGGCTTTTTATACAAAATGATTCGAATCTTGGTAGGTACACTGCTTAAAATAGGGAATGGGCGGATGGATGAAACAATAATTCCAGAAATTCTGGCAGCCAAAGATCGAAATTTAGCTGGACCCACTGCGCATCCAGAAGGATTGTGTTTAGTTGAAGTAAAGTATGAATAG